One part of the Sus scrofa isolate TJ Tabasco breed Duroc chromosome 8, Sscrofa11.1, whole genome shotgun sequence genome encodes these proteins:
- the BOD1L1 gene encoding biorientation of chromosomes in cell division protein 1-like 1 isoform X3 produces MATNPQPQPPPPAPPPPPPQPQPPPPPPGPGTGPGAGGAGGAGAGAGDPQLVAMIVNHLKSQGLFDQFRRDCLADVDTKPAYQNLRQRVDNFVANHLATHTWSPHLNKNQLRNSIRQQVLKSGMLESGIDRIISQVVDPKINHTFRPQVEKAVHEFLATLNHKEETGGSTAPDDEKPDSSVITQGVPAPGPSANVASDAMSILETITSLNQEASAARASTETSNAKACERTSKKLPSQPSTDTGAEKERTSEDATEKEKPTPDSAGEGQETALKSEELNDLPGPVEESKNHTKESNSSVLLNKDVQQESSDPKNKSTDKGEKKADSSEKGERKKEKKEKTEKKLDHSKRSEDVQKVKDERQTKDKDAECSKLPSEKNNSKAKTGEGTREDFSLIDSDVDGLTDITVSSVHTSDLSSFEEDTEEEVVVSDSMEEGEITSDDEEKNKQNKTKTQTGDPSEGRAKSVRHAYVHKPYLYSKYYSDSDDELTVEQRRQCIAKEKEERLLRRQINREKLEEKRKQKEKTKSSKAKSQGKGSMDLEESSTKSLEPKVPRIKEVLKERKVLEKKVALSKKRKKDSRNIDENSKKKQQSEDDSKETLKTSEHCEKEKTSSSKDLKHIHAKSESSKPARRLSESLHSTDDNKSESKTEREHKRRTSTPVVVEGAQEETDTRDGKRPVERSETGTEEPQKQKSILKNEKHLKKEDFETPHLKSLPKKEAKSTKDKPEKEKTLSEDKPSIKHKYKGDSAHKAGDEAELHSSEKGLTVDESTQKSSQPAKLSSDDKAERKSRHRNERKLSILGKDGKPVSEYIIKTDENVRKENNKKERHMSADKTKGEHKSRRSSDSKIQKDSLSSKQHGITLQRRSESYSEDKGDTDSTNTDSNPKPDEVVHKEKRRTKSLLEEKLVLKSKSKGQGKQSKALETELQENVTKQAPTPKADKEKNTEESDPDRPRKSKIEDRSPEESGVEPASESAAPSAHGAQKESSHRARLLPAKEKYKGEKDASSARLERKLSEGHRSRGLKHSGKDVRKREENKSEDKDGKEADGSNEKARGNSSVVEKKLSRRLCENRRGSLSQEMTKGEEKPAASPSGPPSSSSLQRPRKSNDPTSGPEEEPMEIDPEPAVENAPEVSKTQDGSSSSSQQDLDSDCLLKQKTTTAVLKEELRTCIEDSKKAAPACRSGRGTGAVGGTSEKHADHKSTLPKKVHLQSAVSKPSPGEREPTQPGTHSMNVDSDPGHRLLPRVASESDRAQKNLRNTSRPSEEDVAPGDAALEHSTDVDPSPSLSSGTVVPQKQSHDSGVVPVVDKRTVSEGGPASTSFVDHSETPNQSLTVAESEVPRISDSKEGAMLSTVDTPAMASVSSRGHIPEGYQATVLHTKQGNVNVPLSSELMGTTVENEPVNKESGLVDMAGRERDLKSSQTVRASVENGRKDGMAVGPAVGMCLENDAETAGLKPPRGLCEVENVSADANRRNENSEVDTSAGITAVSSVEQQRHGKAETVPTGFGRAEKTSVATSTEGKDRGVPSNPVKAGDATTTCSETGEGEVAVPCTSIEADEGFIAGMHPSSHPLHAGAEAHEGTVFAAAEEGGDVVTEGFAESETFLTSTKEGDSGECAVAEPEERAADPVMAHSGTAEGEVNSVATEEKDDAVTSAGSEGKCDGSSSRDAELAEATVAFISEVESDGAVTSAGTEIRAGSLSREETDGFQRNVTRMGPKKEIEGTVTCTGAEQRSDSFVMCLVTGAGPQEERRVMGAPGAPVDNDAPGGASATQEAGGSASDSPEGESAVTSTGITEEDGEGPASCTGSEESGEGFALISESEENGESAMDSTVAKDIANAPSVAAGPCDDEGIVTSTGAKEEDDEGEGVVTSTGRGNEVGHASTCTGPEEESEGLSICESAEEADGQVGTVARHVEAEVPSAHESSVDSMSGAEKDVKDTEICSSAKGVVESSVTSAAEGKGEAAPVPEGGEAPMTSAASDQSDGGLTQEETVDETAISAGLVGGSHEALVSGVVPGCGACPPSPSEKEDEGIITSVENEDCEGPVAAPARDKVTTQACSAGGKGQGKGLMISTSTTDGFTTQLSATVDVEEGGSSALRTEGSVEGTQVNVEEFEAPMPSAASGDESQLVAAGNEEKDECAMISTSLGEEFEVPVSSATTIQRAESQQAVAAVDAKRLMSVSTEDFEGPTPSAPAGVKSPRASTSKEEKDECALISTSIAEECEASVCGVAAERERERSVLIMEEKDGNAIISTSSVEDCEGPVSSAVPREEVRPSARPAEETGDTAMISTSTSEGREAVMAGAVPQDEDRPALAGAEDFGDTAVISTSTAECVLTASGLDRHEDNQLTAGNTGGKGDPSAAKASKPELPVPGVRAGSNRQCPGPCAGGRSGPMVALGSGEGQDRVAVSMLPPGAVCAPEEGRPGKDCLGSAQRADKSPEAATSRDSAPASCSATRSSEMTSDSPVNPRKPEQTAQDSSGSLCCLTAVNTGAKKTDALSSLPPEGNLQTTPAECINGQESEIAPSHTAVLPTTCSGAFSAHKGEQDLTVKSDHSGRRTVAVSTEKAEDGDIVIKSSQEERGLEVIVSSEKYLHDSVGSEESASNDLGGLRPKANLKTEVFVPSEEEKNHEIVAPPESPSGRKLSGRAELHGEPLLVTESLNVENSGSKANEIHSRSHNKDGTANGGKDNAVKGHGVEASPTEVEEEERHMPKRKRKKQYLSSEDELDDNPDVPDSKIETAQRQCSETEAEPQDTKEENPGDLEELSKTSSETDNTASRAMEEKDEYSSSEAAGDKTEQNDDDNIRSQEEDQPIIIKRKRGRPRKYPVETALKTNDCRTDAGIITVEQSPPGSKLKVMQSDESSREPPSLHERTGSNDDGEEKSIASVRRRGRKPKRSLTLSEDAESSEPERKRQKSVSEATEDKRDQESDEEEDEEEEDEPSGATTRSSTRSEAQRSKAQLSPSAKRKREVSPPGARTRGQQRVEEAPAKKAKR; encoded by the exons cctGCCTATCAGAACCTGAGACAGCGTGTTGACAACTTTGTTGCAAACCACTTAGCAACTCATACCTGGAGTCCCCACCTCAATAAAAATCAGCTAAGAAACAGTATTCGACAGCAAGTGCTCAA ATCAGGAATGTTGGAGTCTGGTATTGACCGAATTATTTCTCAGGTTGTGGATCCAAAGATCAACCACACCTTCAGACCTCAGGTGGAGAAAGCAGTGCATGAGTTTCTGGCCACGCTAAATCACAAAGAGGAAACAGGTGGCAGCACAGCACCTGATGATGAGAAACCAGACTCTTCCGTCATTACACAAG GTGTCCCTGCCCCTGGGCCCAGTGCAAACGTGGCCAGTGACGCCATGTCAATCTTGGAGACCATCACCTCTCTTAACCAAGAAGCTAGCGCTGCCAGGGCTTCAACAGAAACGTCAAATGCCAAGGCCTGTGAGAGAACATCCAAAAAACTCCCATCTCAGCCAAGCACTGACACTGGTGCCGAGAAGGAGAGAACTTCAGAGGATgcgactgaaaaagaaaaacctacacCTGACTCTGCAGGGGAAGGACAGGAGACAGCCCTGAAGTCAGAAGAACTTAATGATCTCCCAGGTCCAGttgaagaaagtaaaaatcacaCTAAAGAGAGCAATAGTTCAGTTCTGCTAAATAAAGATGTTCAGCAAGAAAGCAGTgacccaaaaaataaatcaacagacaaaggtgaaaagaaagcagacagcagtgaaaagggagaaagaaagaaagaaaagaaggagaagactGAGAAGAAATTGGATCACTCAAAAAGGAGTGAAGATGTACAAAAAgtgaaagatgaaagacaaacaaaagataaagatGCAGAATGTTCAAAACttccttcagaaaaaaacaatagtaaaGCTAAAACTGGTGAAGGGACAAGAGAAg attTCTCTTTGATAGATTCTGATGTGGATGGACTCACAGACATCACAGTTAGCTCTGTCCACACCAGTGACCTTTCATCTTTTGAAGAAGACACCGAGGAGGAAGTTGTAGTGTCTGACAGCATGGAGGAAGGAGAGATCACATCAGACG atgaagaaaagaacaagcagaacaaaaccaaaactcaaACCGGTGACCCCAGTGAAGGGAGAGCAAAAAGTGTACGGCATGCTTATGTTCACAAACCGTATCTTTACTCAAAGTATTACAGTGATTCTGATGACGAACTTACCGTAGAACAGCGCCGACAGTGTATC gctaaagaaaaagaagagagactttTAAGAAGGCAAATTAATAGAGAGAAACTTGAAGAAAAacgaaaacagaaagaaaagacaaagtctTCGAAAGCTAAGAGTCAAG GCAAAGGTAGTATGGACTTAGAAGAATCATCCACAAAGAGTTTGGAACCCAAAGTCCCCCGGATTAAAGAAGTACTTAAAGAACGGAAAGTTTTAGAGAAAAAGGTAGCcttaagcaaaaaaagaaaaaaggattccAG GAACATTGATGAGaattctaaaaagaaacaacaatctGAAGACGATTCCAAAGAAACCCTCAAAACAAGTGAG cattgtgaaaaggaaaaaacgtCTTCTTCAAAGGATTTGAAACACATTCACGCAAAGAGTGAATCAAGTAAACCTGCTCGGAGACTTTCGGAGTCTTTGCATTCAACTGATGACAACAAAAGCGAATCCAAAACAGAAAGGGAACATAAGAGGCGGACATCGACCCCTGTTGTGGTGGAAGGGGCGCAGGAAGAGACCGACACGAGAGATGGAAAAAGGCCAGTGGAACGCTCAGAAACTGGCACAGAAGAGCCCCAGAAACAGAAAAGCATACTTAAAAATGAGAAGCATCTAAAGAAAGAGGATTTTGAAACACCACATTTGAAAAGCCTACCTAAGAAAGAGGCAAAATCCACCAAGGACAagcctgaaaaagagaaaactctgtCAGAAGACAAACCGTCCATAAAACACAAGTATAAGGGTGACAGTGCCCATAAAGCAGGTGACGAGGCTGAGCTTCACTCTTCCGAGAAAGGCTTGACCGTTGATGAAAGTACTCAGAAGTCAAGTCAGCCAGCAAAGCTTTCCTCGGATGATAAAGCTGAACGAAAAAGTAGACAtaggaatgaaaggaaattatCGATTTTGGGCAAAGATGGTAAACCGGTTtctgaatatatcataaaaactgATGAGAATGTTCgtaaggaaaacaacaaaaaagagaggcACATGTCAGCTGACAAAACTAAGGGAGAGCACAAATCAAGAAGATCAAGTGATTCTAAAATTCAGAAAGATTCTTTGAGTTCCAAGCAACATGGAATCACTTTACAGAGAAGAAGCGAAAGTTACTCAGAGGATAAGGGTGATACAGACTCAACTAATACAGATAGTAACCCCAAACCCGATGAGGTTGTTCACAAGGAGAAGCGAAGAACCAAGAGCTTGTTAGAAGAGAAACTTGTGTTAAAATCTAAATCCAAAGGCCAAGGCAAGCAGTCAAAAGCACTGGAAACAGAATTACAAGAAAATGTCACAAAACAGGCGCCCACTCCAAAAGCAGATAAGGAAAAGAACACAGAAGAAAGTGACCCAGACAGACCGCGGAAGTCTAAAATTGAAGACCGATCTCCCGAGGAAAGTGGGGTGGAGCCTGCATCAGAGAGTGCAGCCCCTTCGGCACACGGTGCACAGAAAGAGTCTAGTCACAGAGCGAGGCTACTGCCAGCCAAGGAGAAGTACAAGGGTGAGAAAGATGCGAGCTCTGCCAGACTTGAGAGAAAGTTATCCGAGGGGCACAGGAGCAGAGGCCTAAAGCACAGTGGTAAGGATgtgagaaagagggaagaaaataagtCGGAGGACAAGGATGGTAAGGAAGCCGATGGTAGTAACGAAAAGGCCAGAGGAAATAGTTCCGTCGTGGAAAAGAAATTAAGCAGAAGGTTGTGTGAAAATCGAAGAGGAAGCTTATCCCAAGAAATGaccaaaggggaagaaaaacCAGCAGCGAGCCCTTCAGGCCCTCCCAGTAGTTCCTCCCTTCAGAGACCCAGGAAAAGCAATGATCCCACCTCGGGACCCGAAGAGGAGCCGATGGAAATTGATCCCGAGCCAGCCGTGGAAAACGCACCAGAAGTGTCTAAAACACAAGATGGCAGCAGCAGTAGTTCTCAGCAAGACCTTGACTCAGACTGTCTTTTGAAACAAAAAACCACTACTGCAGTTCTAAAGGAAGAGTTAAGAACTTGCATAGAAGACTCAAAAAAAGCAGCCCCAGCCTGCAGATCCGGACGTGGAACCGGAGCTGTTGGTGGTACATCTGAGAAGCACGCTGACCATAAAAGCACCCTGCCCAAGAAGGTGCATCTCCAAAGTGCTGTGTCCAAACCgagccctggggagagggagccCACTCAACCAGGGACTCACAGCATGAATGTAGACTCTGACCCTGGTCATCGATTGTTACCTCGTGTCGCATCAGAAAGTGACAGGGCACAGAAGAATTTGAGAAATACCAGCAGACCCTCTGAAGAAGATGTTGCTCCAGGAGATGCTGCTCTCGAACATTCCACAGATGTGGACCCCTCCCCGTCCTTAAGTTCCGGGACCGTTGTTCCTCAGAAACAGTCTCACGATTCCGGCGTAGTTCCTGTAGTTGACAAAAGGACTGTTTCAGAAGGTGGCCCAGCCAGCACCTCATTTGTGGACCACTCTGAGACCCCTAACCAAAGTTTGACCGTTGCAGAATCAGAGGTCCCTAGGATAAGTGACAGCAAAGAAGGTGCCATGCTTTCCACGGTAGACACACCAGCAATGGCAAGCGTGAGTAGCAGAGGACACATTCCAGAAGGTTACCAGGCCACTGTCCTGCACACTAAACAAGGAAATGTAAACGTGCCTCTCAGTAGTGAGTTGATGGGCACGACTGTGGAAAATGAGCCTGTTAATAAAGAGAGCGGCTTGGTGGACATGGCCGGGAGAGAACGTGACTTGAAATCAAGCCAGACAGTTAGAGCTTCTGTAGAAAATGGCAGAAAGGATGGCATGGCTGTCGGTCCTGCGGTAGGCATGTGTTTAGAAAACGATGCTGAAACTGCTGGACTTAAGCCTCCTAGAGGCCTGTGTGAAGTAGAAAACGTGTCAGCTGATGCCAACAGAAGGAATGAAAACAGTGAGGTGGACACCAGTGCTGGAATTACCGCTGTGTCCTCTGTGGAACAGCAAAGGCATGGGAAAGCTGAGACCGTGCCCACTGGGTTTGGTCGAGCTGAAAAGACTTCTGTGGCCACCAGCACTGAAGGGAAGGACAGAGGTGTTCCCTCAAACCCGGTGAAGGCAGGGGATGCCACCACCACTTGTTCAGAGACAGGAGAGGGTGAAGTGGCCGTGCCCTGCACGAGCATCGAGGCGGATGAAGGCTTCATCGCGGGGATGCACCCCAGCAGCCACCCGCTTCATGCCGGGGCCGAAGCCCACGAAGGCACCGTCTTTGCCGCAGCCGAGGAAGGGGGGGACGTTGTCACCGAAGGATTTGCTGAAAGTGAGACTTTCCTTACAAGCACCAAGGAAGGAGACAGTGGAGAGTGCGCAGTGGCCGAGCCTGAAGAAAGGGCAGCAGACCCGGTGATGGCTCACTCGGGGACAGCCGAAGGCGAGGTCAACAGTGTGGCCACCGAAGAGAAGGACGATGCTGTAACCAGCGCGGGTTCCGAAGGGAAATGTGACGGTTCTTCAAGCAGAGACGCAGAACTCGCGGAAGCAACGGTTGCCTTTATTAGTGAGGTGGAAAGCGATGGGGCCGTCACAAGTGCTGGGACCGAAATCAGAGCGGGGTCCCTCAGCAGGGAGGAGACAGATGGATTCCAGAGAAATGTGACAAGGATGGGCCCCAAGAAAGAAATCGAGGGGACTGTGACATGTACAGGAGCAGAGCAGAGAAGTGACAGCTTCGTCATGTGCTTAGTGACAGGTGCAGGGCCACAGGAAGAGCGCAGAGTCATGGGTGCTCCGGGGGCCCCAGTTGATAATGACGCGCCAGGAGGAGCCAGCGCCACCCAGGAGGCGGGAGGTTCTGCAAGCGACAGCCCGGAAGGGGAGAGCGCCGTCACCAGCACAGGGATAACGGAGGAAGACGGGGAGGGCCCAGCGAGCTGCACGGGTTCGGAAGAGAGCGGTGAAGGCTTTGCTCTGATTTCCGAGTCCGAGGAAAACGGAGAGAGTGCGATGGACAGCACGGTAGCCAAGGACATTGCCAACGCGCCatctgttgctgctggcccatgTGATGACGAAGGCATCGTGACCAGCACAGGCGCCAAGGAGGAGGATGAcgaaggggagggggtggtgacCAGCACTGGCAGAGGCAACGAGGTCGGACACGCGTCCACGTGCACGGGGCCGGAAGAAGAGAGTGAGGGGCTGTCGATTTGTGAAAGTGCGGAGGAAGCGGACGGTCAGGTTGGGACGGTGGCCAGGCACGTGGAAGCTGAGGTCCCCAGCGCACACGAGAGTAGCGTGGACAGCATGAGCGGTGCCGAGAAGGACGTTAAAGACACAGAGATCTGCTCCAGCGCCAAAGGCGTTGTGGAAAGCAGCGTGACCAGCGCCGCTGAGGGAAAGGGCGAGGCGGCTCCAGTGCCTGAAGGTGGAGAGGCCCCCATGACCAGTGCAGCATCAGATCAAAGTGACGGTGGCCTCACCCAAGAGGAAACTGTGGACGAGACCGCTATTTCCGCCGGCCTGGTGGGGGGCAGTCACGAGGCACTGGTGTCTGGCGTGGTCCCAGGGTGCGGGGCTTGCCCCCCATCACCGAGCGAGAAGGAGGACGAAGGCATCATCACCTCCGTGGAAAATGAAGACTGTGAGGGCCCCGTGGCCGCTCCGGCCAGGGACAAGGTCACCACCCAGGCGTGTTCGGCGGGGGGTAAAGGTCAAGGCAAAGGCTTGATGATTTCCACCAGTACAACAGATGGCTTCACCACACAGTTAAGCGCGACTGTGGACGTGGAAGAAGGTGGGTCCAGTGCCCTGAGGACGGAAGGAAGCGTGGAAGGCACCCAAGTGAACGTGGAAGAGTTCGAGGCCCCCATGCCCAGCGCAGCGTCAGGGGACGAGAGCCAGCTCGTCGCTGCTGGAAACGAGGAGAAAGATGAGTGCGCCATGATTTCGACAAGCCTCGGGGAGGAGTTCGAGGTCCCCGTTTCCAGTGCCACCACCATCCAGCGCGCCGAGAGCCAGCAGGCGGTCGCAGCAGTCGACGCTAAAAGACTGATGTCCGTCAGCACCGAGGACTTCGAGGGCCCCACGCCCAGCGCGCCCGCGGGAGTCAAGAGCCCCCGGGCTTCGACCAGCAAGGAGGAGAAAGACGAGTGCGCCCTCATTTCCACCAGCATCGCGGAGGAATGCGAGGCCTCCGTGTGTGGTGTGGCTGCGGAGAGGGAGCGTGAGCGGTCCGTCCTCATCATGGAGGAGAAGGATGGGAACGCCATCATCTCGACGAGCTCCGTAGAAGATTGCGAGGGCCCAGTGTCCAGCGCCGTCCCTCGAGAGGAAGTCCGGCCCTCGGCCAGGCCAGCAGAAGAGACGGGCGACACCGCCATGATTTCCACCAGCACCTCGGAAGGGCGTGAAGCGGTCATGGCGGGTGCTGTCCCACAGGATGAAGATCGGCCTGCCCTTGCGGGAGCAGAGGACTTCGGTGACACTGCCGTCATCTCCACCAGCACGGCCGAGTGTGTGCTGACCGCCAGTGGCCTCGACAGGCACGAGGACAATCAGCTGACTGCAGGCAACACAGGAGGAAAAGGTGACCCCTCAGCTGCAAAGGCGAGCAAGCCTGAGCTCCCTGTGCCCGGCGTGAGGGCTGGAAGCAACCGTCAGTGTCCTGGGCCCTGCGCAGGAGGAAGGTCGGGCCCCATGGTGGCACTGGGAAGCGGGGAAGGGCAGGACAGGGTGGCAGTCAGCATGCTCCCTCCAGGTGCCGTGTGTGCACCAGAGGAAGGGAGGCCTGGCAAGGACTGTCTGGGCAGTGCTCAGAGAGCAGACAAAAGCCCTGAGGCCGCGACATCCAGGGACAGTGCTCCAGCAAGTTGTTCAGCAACGAGGAGCTCAGAGATGACCTCGGACTCCCCCGTGAACCCTAGAAAACCAGAGCAGACAGCCCAGGACTCCTCTGGCAGCCTGTGCTGTTTGACAGCAGTAAATACTGGTGCTAAAAAAACTGATGCCTTGTCCTCTCTTCCTCCTGAGGGCAACTTGCAAACCACCCCTGCTGAATGTATTAATGGCCAAGAATCCGAAATCGCTCCTTCTCACACGGCAGTCCTTCCCACTACCTGCAGTGGAGCGTTCTCGGCTCATAAAGGTGAGCAGGACCTGACTGTTAAGAGTGACCACAGTGGCAGGAGGACTGTTGCGGTGTCCACTGAGAAAGCAGAAGATGGTGACATCGTGATAAAGTCTTCCCAGGAAGAAAGAGGCCTCGAAGTCattgtttcttctgaaaaatatttgcatgactcag TAGGCAGTGAAGAGTCTGCGTCGAACGATTTGGGAGGATTGAGACCGAAAGCCAACTTGAAAACTGAG GTGTTTGTGCcatcagaggaagagaaaaatcatgaaattGTAGCACCACCAGAAAGTCCGAGTGGGAGAAAGCTGAGTGGAAGAG CTGAACTCCATGGGGAGCCTTTGTTGGTGACAGAATCACTGAAC GTCGAAAATTCAGGCTCGAAAGCAAATGAAATTCATAGCAGATCTCATAACAAAGACG GGACAGCCAATGGTGGGAAAGACAACGCAGTAAAAGGTCACGGTGTTGAAGCAAGTCCTACAGAG gttgaagaggaagaaaggcatatgcctaaaagaaaaagaaagaagcagtacCTCTCTTCAGAAGATGAACTAG ATGATAATCCTGATGTCCCGGATTCCAAAATAGAAACAGCACAGAGGCAGTGTTCTGAAACAGAAGCCGAGCCACAAGATACAAAG GAAGAGAACCCTGGAGATTTAGAAGAATTATCTAAAACAAGTTCTGAGACAGACAACACTGCTTCAAGGGCCATGGAAGAAAAAG ATGAGTACAGCAGCAGTGAAGCTGCCGGTGACAAGACAGAGCAGAACGACGACGACAACATAAGATCTCAAGAG GAAGATCAGCcaataattattaaaagaaaaagaggaaggccTCGTAAATACCCGGTAGAAACAGCATTAAAAACAA atgactgcagaacagatgctggcaTTATCACA GTAGAACAGTCTCCACCTGGCAGCAAACTGAAA